The following nucleotide sequence is from Triticum dicoccoides isolate Atlit2015 ecotype Zavitan chromosome 7B, WEW_v2.0, whole genome shotgun sequence.
CTTTACTCACAATGATTAAATCTTGTTCGTCAATGAGAGGAGAAAAATTGATGTTTCCAACCGAAGTGATGTTGCCTTGATGGTCCTTCTTGAAACTTGCAAGAAATGCCTCCAAATCCTCCTCCTCGTgcttcttcttgagtgcttcaAAAGCCTCTTCATGCTGCTTCTTGCGTATTCATAGGCTTGGTGATTTTCGTCCGATAGTTCATCAAGACTGGGATGAATGATGTTATCAACGTCACCTTCTGAGGGCTTGGGGTGATTAGACATGGTTGTTGATGATTCTTGATCTTTCTGTCCCAGCgtggtcgccaaaaagtgtgttcgcacatgaacacgtcaccgtgtacctccaacgtcaagggtgatgcaccatagctcacatcgaaggagacccgtctgaaagcgcggtacgcaggaaatccggcgggcgctttttagcACCTGAAACCCTATGCGCCCGGGAGGGACCACGTttggacgcgcggcggctatgggctacccTAGGTCGGTTTGcctgcccctagagcctcgagaatCGCTGCCCTTCAACGAAGAACGAACGAAAATGAGAGAGAAATAACAAGGGtgagatgtaaaactagggtaaaaagtagattgattattcgattgtgtgttgttgttcaatcgaccgtcaccccttacatatatattAGGCGGGTGGactttcccgtacaagaaaaggactcaaatcacgTACAAATCATCAAAAGTTACCCTAACTCAGACTATGAGGGCCTAAACTTCAGGTCTGGCCCGGAACTTCTAGGCTCAAATTATATCAGGTACCCCTCTTTCACTGAATCTACAGGCCGCATACGACTTCGGATCATGATGACctcaaaagcaaagttgtagatcttgcaatggagaaaaaaAATCCTTTAGTTGATAAATTTTTCATGCGAGGTCATCTTGGGATTGAATTCGGGCCTgcaaatctgcaaataatgttaaaACTCCAGTTTTCGGGGCGCACTGCGTGTAAAGTTttggtttagcccggaacctccccggaagttgcCCAGAACTTTCGGGGCAGAATTTTGTAGCACACtattttggctctaacttttgtgTACAAACTCCGTTTTAGACATTCTTTACATCAAAATCAACCGTTTTAACAAGACAAAGACATTTGTGTAGAAAGTTTTCTCATATGAAGCCATATTGGGGGTgcaatcagccgaatagtgttctgaatacaaaatctgagtacttcaaacacaacttcagCCTTAGATATGAGGCCGTatgactatggcccaaatatcaaagtttctccttttgacgatacggaactttaTCACTTtgaacacttctccatttgaggccatcttaattaagttcttgaccgtgccaataTCTGATGTCAACATCCGGTTAGAGTGCCTCATAGGAGATTCGGAGCATGGTTCATTTTTCATGTTCTTTTGCTGGCTTCTTTTATACCTTATTTTGAAGAATATACAGAAGATTTGTCTATCACTATAGTGATTTCTTTGTTGaacccatcatttcattggaagaaATACTTTGTTGCAAAACCGTACAAAACTATAGATACATATTGGAATTACCTTGCGGCTGAGATCTCGCAACCACACCTCCCCTCTAGGCATTGAATCTCTATCAGAAGTCCCACTATATTTTCTTCTTTTTAACAACCCTGGCCCTAATTCTCCCTAATTCCGCTTTCTCCTTAATAATTCCATTATCCTATTTCCCATCGACCTCGTCTCAATATACACCGCTCTTCGGCTCCACTCACCAATCTCCTACCAGTGAGTGTTCATGGGGGTTTCCCGTGGTGTGAATGCCCCAACCCTATCTTATAATCGCCACGGTATGAGTTTGATATCCTAAGTGTCCCTACCGATGCGACATCATTAGGCAACTAGCTAGAGCACGAAGCACCAAGAAACTTCGCGATCTAAATTTCAACAAAGATTTATAATTTTGTCAGGTATTTAACAATAGGCAAATGATTACATTATGTCAGTGAAACATTCCGGGTGTGCGGCGGCGCCATCAAGGCACGACGCCATGGCCATGAGAAGATGAAGCGGGCACAAGGGAAGCATTGTCGGCGGGCCGCCAGGCCGCCTAGGTGATGTGTGGTGGTGTTGGCATGCAACATCGAGCTCCATCTTGGCATGGTACTAGTAATGAGTGGCCCACATCGAAGCTTGTTTTTGGAAGTGATGGCTCGCTTTAGAATAGGAGGGTTTGTAGACCAAACAACCATGTTATATGCATTAAGCGTCTTTAGCTTCCTCGGCGGTTATATAGTCAGAAGATCAAACGACCTGGGATGGTTGCGTACTAAATTCAAGTTTTATCTCATGATTTGTTTTTTTTCAGACATGGATTTGTGGGATGTTTATTATATGGATATGTTGAATATCAAGAGAAATATGGTAGTGGGATGAACTATTTACGTATTATAGGTATCATATCAATTTGTTATTATTGTTGATGGTCTTATAGCATCAAGGAATTGATCGTAGCAGGAATTGGAACATTTTTTGGTTTATTTAATAAGCATAACTCCTATTTTCTATTGAATTACTAATGGTTGAATCACAATATACTAACATGAAAATTATTCTAAATCCATGTTCACATCATTCATCTTTAACATTCATAACATTTGaccaagaaaataaaaatatttgaAAATAATGAAAATGCTATGCGACACATAATACCTAGAAAATCTAAACCCATGTTTATATTCCTTCATCTGTAAGATGCAGAACATGTCAACAAGAAAAATCAATTTTTTTGACTATAATGAAAACACAATGTGACGCATAGATAAAAAAAATCATCACGGTCCAACACGTCGAACGTTGAACATGTATATTATTGCCTCGAGCGGACTCAGTAAATTGTCCATATGATTACAAATTTCCAAATGGAAATGTAACTAACTTTTATTCAAATATAGAACTAAAATGGCAATTATAACTAGCGTCTAGCTAGAAGAAGATTCCGGCGGTGCATCAACCCATCCACCATTTCCCACAGAAGATTGTCCTACATCAGCACCATTATAGCCCATGTAAGCACCCATCTCTGGAAATCCATTGTAGAATGGTTGATCCGATAGGCCATAACCCCATGATTCATACCCAAATGGGTCATTGACAGTCAAATCATTGCCGCCAGAGTTAACCAAAAGTGGAGAGGCCGCCAAATTATACCTAGTTGTTGAGTTAGGGTTTGCATTGTTCTGTTGTGGGTTCACTGGGTTGGAAGAACTTACATAGTCTTCGACACTTATATCTAGTGGGGGAGGTAGCTCAAGTGCCTGATTAGATGTGGTTTGTAGCGGGGAAGCAATCTGTGGCACTGAAGAAGATGGTGCAGGATGGAACATTGATGGCACCTGAGGAAAATGTGGTGCCACAATCTGCCCTGGTGATGGTGGTAGTGGAGACGAAACCATATGGTGTTGTGGCAGATGGTCAGCCCACGGTGAGTGCACTGATGAAGGGACAGTCTTCATGTGATTCGATGGTGGACCACTTGATGGTAacatattttgcatcatgcttgcaCGACTAGTCATGGTCTTGTGGCCATAATGCAATGGTGGCAACCGGTGTCCAATTTCCTCATGGACACGATAGATTTCATTGGATAGATGTTTTAGATCTTCGGGACTGAGTTGTTCTTCCTTCGAGAAGATAAGGTTTGCCACCGTACCAGGGTGTTGCTCCATGATTTGTTTcatatgcttgatggagagttggTTTTCCTTAAACTCTTTCATGCAATGCATATCTAGCCGAGCCACCTCACTTTGTAGTTGTGCAATCCTGGTAGTCGTTGCCTCATCGGCAAGTGGAATTGCCAGTGGTGCACCTGCTAGGAAAGCATCAACAATCGGGTCAGCAGATGGCGTCCCAAAGGAATGCATCTTCTCATTTTCCTTCTCTACGACGATAGCAACCCTAGCACTGGTGATAGCAGAGAGGTCAGCAGCAATCTTAAACAAACCGCCACGTCGCTTGGAGAACGTGAAATCACGCTCTTTGTCATCAGTGATGTACGTGATAGCTGAGCGCCTATCCTTCTTTGACATAGTAACTCCTATAAGGACAAAGAAACTTACTACTAGAAATAGGAACCACAAGGATCTACAAAATGCTTGAGATTTGCTAAAGCTGTTGACTAACGACATATTGGTGAGAGATATGTGGAGATGTACCCCCTTATATAGAAGGGAAGGGTTGTGAACGCCCCAAGGACCTTCCATTCTCCAAAAGAGAGCTTTACTAATAATACAAAAGTTCCATCTTCCTATACCCATGTTGGGTCTACTTGTCAGAGGCATTAATAGAATGGTGTATGAGAAATATTTGTGATCATGATACTTTTGCATAATATgaatgataataaaatttcatcCTAATCCACACATCCAAATTTAGTAGCAATTGATATATATCCATTAATGTTTGAGTAGACTGGATCATGTGAATTTGTAGTAGGCATTAACATATTACAAATTTATAAACATGCTAGTTTTGTATAGAATTGATTTTTAGTCAAATATCCATATATGAGTACATTAATATCATTCTTTTGAATCGACGCATATGTTACTATATGTGTGTATCTATATCCTTATTTAGAACCAATCAAAAACTTCCAAACAAATTAGAAGATTAGAACCATTAAATCATTGATATCTGATTACATACACATCCTCACCCATTAGCATTATAAATTAATGACGAGTTAAATCCTACTAAGTTTTATTTCTATGGATACCACCATTGTGGTAAAATGGTTTTGATTATTAATTGCATTGCAACAATTACATTACATTTAAATAATTCAATGAGCAAATTTGTTACATCCAAAATCTCTACTAGTAGTTGTTTTCTCTAGTAGTAGTCATTTAATCCATAATATGTTGTGAAAGAATGGACTTTTGTGCCTTCACTAGAAAATAAGCTACTCCCTCCAGCTGAGTTTATATGTTCGAATTTTAAATTACCTCGTGCCAAGGTTCTAGCGCGAAAGCCGGCTCATATAGGGGTTACAAAATTGGCCTACTAACTTGCTCAATTTCATAGTTCAAATTTATTTTGGACCCTTGAAAATCTTGCAGGTAGCAACTATTATTTTTTTAGAAGATGTAGTGCCTATATATGGTACTCTCCTCCCTCTCTATTAATTCTTAATAACATGGCCCACCTTGTCATGCCTTGTATGGGATCAATTTCACTCGTCCGTATTTTGCACTACATGCGCAATAATTGCTAATAATCCATGATGTCTTGCATTTGCATACATCCATATGAGTAATGTCCTTCATTCATGCTTGAGACTAAACACACGTGCAACACAAAGTGCTAAATTGTCGGAAGTTGATCAGGGGTGACGCAGCATGCGAGACATGTGTTATGTGTATGCTTTGAAAACCTGCCCTAAATATTCAGAAAACGCACATCTGGAATTCTGCACCAAATCCCTGGATGGAAGAATTATGAGATATTGGGAGAAACTAATAAATACAAGTAGGATGGAAGAATTATGAGATATTGGGAGAAACTAATAAATACAAGTACATAAGAAAGTCATGTTACTCTGCCTTTCCCTTCAATCCCTAAGCTCCCTTGGAATAGAGAACTATGGTTGCTCCTACCAATTGGCATCATTGACCCCACACATTGGTAAGTTATGGCGCTCTGGTGTGGAACACCCATTCACACATGAGGCACCCTGTAAAAAGTATCAACTATCCACTTT
It contains:
- the LOC119336785 gene encoding floral homeotic protein APETALA 1-like, with the protein product MSKKDRRSAITYITDDKERDFTFSKRRGGLFKIAADLSAITSARVAIVVEKENEKMHSFGTPSADPIVDAFLAGAPLAIPLADEATTTRIAQLQSEVARLDMHCMKEFKENQLSIKHMKQIMEQHPGTVANLIFSKEEQLSPEDLKHLSNEIYRVHEEIGHRLPPLHYGHKTMTSRASMMQNMLPSSGPPSNHMKTVPSSVHSPWADHLPQHHMVSSPLPPSPGQIVAPHFPQVPSMFHPAPSSSVPQIASPLQTTSNQALELPPPLDISVEDYVSSSNPVNPQQNNANPNSTTRYNLAASPLLVNSGGNDLTVNDPFGYESWGYGLSDQPFYNGFPEMGAYMGYNGADVGQSSVGNGGWVDAPPESSSS